From Cyanobacterium stanieri LEGE 03274, a single genomic window includes:
- the grpE gene encoding nucleotide exchange factor GrpE, translated as MTETTNNNYMELDQEIREQENLEQNQDVDSADSVPSLDEAEVLEQESKDVSSEKIDDSNSSDNDNASEAQAQESLENNDDESESLKAIALLQEEIANLNQQLESQKEQTKSIQGQFMRLTADFDNFRRRTAKEKEEQENSIKKKTIVELLSVVDNFERARTQIKPSNDGEMAIHKSYQGVYKTFVDSLKKLGVSAMRPEGQPFDPNYQEAMLREPTNEYPEGTVIEQLVRGYLLNDQVLRYAMVKVAAPSEDDHESNSTSDDTPEA; from the coding sequence ATGACTGAAACAACAAATAATAATTATATGGAACTAGATCAAGAAATTAGGGAACAAGAAAATCTGGAACAAAATCAAGATGTAGATTCGGCTGATAGTGTCCCCTCCCTGGATGAAGCTGAAGTTTTAGAGCAAGAGTCTAAAGATGTATCTTCCGAGAAAATAGATGATAGTAATTCTTCGGACAATGATAATGCCTCCGAGGCACAAGCCCAAGAGTCTTTGGAAAATAACGATGATGAGAGTGAAAGTTTAAAGGCGATCGCCCTTTTACAAGAAGAAATCGCTAACCTAAATCAACAACTAGAATCCCAAAAAGAACAAACCAAAAGTATTCAAGGTCAATTCATGAGGCTAACTGCGGACTTTGATAATTTCCGCCGTCGTACCGCTAAAGAAAAAGAAGAACAAGAAAATAGCATCAAAAAGAAAACCATCGTCGAACTACTTTCCGTGGTTGATAACTTTGAAAGAGCCAGAACTCAAATAAAACCCTCCAATGATGGAGAAATGGCTATCCATAAAAGCTATCAAGGGGTATATAAAACCTTTGTAGATAGTCTCAAGAAATTAGGCGTATCCGCCATGCGTCCCGAAGGACAACCCTTTGATCCCAACTATCAAGAAGCTATGCTCAGAGAGCCTACCAATGAATATCCTGAAGGCACAGTCATAGAACAATTAGTTAGGGGCTACCTTCTCAATGACCAAGTCTTACGCTATGCTATGGTAAAAGTAGCTGCACCCAGTGAGGATGACCATGAATCAAACTCTACCTCTGATGATACTCCAGAGGCTTAA
- a CDS encoding GspE/PulE family protein — protein sequence MTQSPVSSSGKKLEKLSTALVSPDYFSPFGNKLIQSGYIDKEQLKNALVEVRNSKQPLVKVLESMTHKALSPDLVRQYKKHHLFELKILYGVDSVDPDADEISSDQMTELIDSVINIKVCRRHKLLPVRRINTEDPPVLVIAMVDPDNLAALDEVRKLIRLKGLDLQRIVITEEDYDRLLQIYYKEESEKREKEEALQAKKAQEKLASVDDVIDDLSDDGLEDGKEDNDDADLSSNDANQAPIIKLVNKILIKALQESVSDIHIEPQEEILRVRMRKDGVLQEFFRLPRHITTAVVARFKIMAELDIAERRLPQDGKIRRVYQGRNVDFRVNTLPSRYGEKVCLRILDNSATQLGLDFLISDEETLLRVREIAGRPFGLILVTGPTGSGKSTTLYSVLAERNKPGVNINTAEDPIEYALPGITQVQVIREKGMNFASILRAFMRQDPDIILVGETRDVETAKTAIEAALTGHLVLTTLHTNDAAGAIARLDEMGVEPFMISGALLGVLAQRLMRRVCTECRIEYSPSKEELARFGLTASGEESVTFYKANTLTGDNLQEAVNNGTVCPKCGGTGYKGRVGVYEFMVITETLQKLINQGATTDRIKEAAVEEGMTTILAYSLNLVRQGHTTLEEVERVTFTDSGLESELKAKRKSSLTCQGCGAELQQEWMDCPYCMTPRFSD from the coding sequence ATGACTCAAAGCCCTGTTTCTTCCTCTGGAAAAAAATTAGAAAAGTTAAGTACAGCCCTTGTCAGTCCAGATTATTTTAGTCCCTTCGGAAATAAGTTAATTCAATCAGGATATATAGATAAAGAACAGCTAAAGAATGCCTTAGTGGAGGTGAGGAATAGTAAACAACCTCTAGTAAAAGTGCTAGAGAGTATGACTCATAAGGCTTTATCCCCTGATTTGGTAAGACAATATAAGAAACATCATCTCTTTGAGTTAAAAATATTGTATGGGGTTGATTCTGTTGATCCTGATGCCGATGAAATATCTTCGGATCAGATGACGGAGTTGATAGATTCGGTAATAAATATTAAGGTGTGTCGTCGCCATAAATTGTTGCCTGTGCGCCGCATTAATACAGAAGATCCTCCTGTGTTGGTAATTGCCATGGTCGATCCTGACAATTTGGCTGCCCTTGATGAGGTGCGTAAATTAATCCGTTTGAAGGGTTTAGATTTACAGAGGATTGTAATTACGGAGGAAGATTACGATCGCCTTTTACAAATATACTATAAGGAAGAAAGCGAAAAAAGAGAAAAGGAAGAAGCCCTACAGGCTAAAAAAGCCCAAGAAAAATTAGCCAGTGTGGATGATGTCATTGACGACTTATCCGATGACGGTTTAGAGGATGGAAAGGAAGATAATGATGATGCGGATTTAAGTTCCAATGATGCCAATCAAGCTCCCATCATCAAATTAGTAAACAAAATTTTAATTAAAGCTCTCCAAGAAAGTGTTTCTGATATTCACATTGAACCCCAAGAAGAAATATTGAGGGTTAGAATGCGTAAGGATGGGGTATTACAAGAATTTTTCCGCCTCCCCCGTCACATCACCACGGCGGTGGTAGCAAGGTTTAAAATTATGGCAGAATTAGATATTGCCGAACGCCGTTTACCCCAAGATGGAAAAATCCGTCGGGTGTATCAGGGACGTAATGTGGATTTCCGTGTTAACACTCTCCCTAGTCGTTATGGGGAAAAGGTTTGTTTACGTATTTTAGATAACTCAGCCACCCAGTTAGGGTTAGATTTTCTGATTAGTGATGAGGAAACATTGTTGAGGGTTCGGGAAATTGCTGGTCGTCCGTTTGGTTTGATTTTGGTAACAGGCCCTACGGGTTCGGGTAAATCCACAACCCTTTATTCGGTGTTGGCGGAAAGAAATAAACCAGGGGTTAATATCAATACTGCGGAAGATCCCATTGAATATGCCCTCCCTGGCATTACTCAGGTACAGGTAATTAGAGAGAAGGGCATGAACTTTGCTTCTATTCTACGGGCGTTCATGCGTCAAGATCCTGATATTATCCTCGTGGGTGAAACTAGGGACGTGGAAACAGCTAAGACAGCCATTGAGGCGGCTTTGACAGGACATTTGGTATTAACCACTTTACACACTAATGATGCGGCAGGGGCGATCGCCCGTCTGGATGAAATGGGGGTTGAACCCTTCATGATTTCTGGAGCATTGTTAGGGGTGTTGGCTCAAAGGTTAATGCGCCGTGTGTGTACCGAATGTAGAATTGAATATAGCCCTAGTAAAGAAGAATTAGCCCGTTTCGGTTTAACTGCCTCAGGGGAAGAATCCGTTACCTTCTATAAAGCTAATACCCTGACAGGAGATAACCTCCAAGAAGCGGTAAACAATGGTACTGTTTGCCCTAAATGTGGGGGAACAGGATATAAAGGTAGGGTTGGGGTTTATGAATTTATGGTTATTACCGAAACCCTACAAAAATTAATTAACCAAGGGGCTACCACCGATAGAATAAAAGAAGCAGCCGTGGAAGAAGGTATGACCACAATTTTGGCTTATAGTCTTAATTTAGTGCGTCAAGGACATACTACCTTAGAGGAAGTAGAGAGGGTTACTTTCACCGATTCTGGATTAGAGTCGGAGTTAAAAGCCAAGCGTAAAAGCTCTTTGACTTGTCAAGGTTGTGGCGCTGAGTTACAACAAGAATGGATGGACTGCCCCTATTGTATGACTCCTCGTTTTAGTGATTAA